From Acidobacteriota bacterium:
GAACGACGCGATCGAGTTCGTCGACTGAGCTGCCCTCAAGACCACCAAGGAAGAAACGGATGTCGGCGACGGCCTGATCAACATCGCGATCGGCTGGGACGATGACGATGACGACTTCGTTTCGCGGATCCCGGGTGGCCGCCCCAGCCATCCACAGCGACTTGGCGGCCGCGGAGAGTCCGCTAATCTCGCGGGGGGTCGCTGCGACTCCGGTCGTGGTGGGCGCTTTCGCCGACAAGGCGAAACCGGCGCGCACAAGTACGCCCCGCAGCAACTCTTGAAGCTTCAGTGACGGCATTCGTTGAAATGACTGGAGACGGTTTCAAAACCTGCGTCAGCGGCCCGCTTTTCGGCCGCCTTCGCGTGGGGCTCCGGCGTGCCAAGGCCGCCAGAACGGGCTTTGAAACCGGTTGCAACCACAATGCCCGCAGTGACGCCTGCGGCGTTCAGTCAGTGTACTGCAGATGCGTCGTCGCGATCTCTGTCTGATGCCGGCTTCCGACGGTGAGAAGAAGTAGTCGCCGCACAGTGTCGCGTCTTTGATACAGAGTATTTGCGTCAGTCTCCAAATCAGGAGACCGTGCCCGAGATTGCACAACATTTAATCCGTTGCCATTGGCGCAGCGGAACTACGTGTTAACCTTTCCGCATCGGAGTCTGTCTAAGTCGTACGATGCGCATGGTTGTGTTACTCGCTATCGCCGTTTTGCTGGTAGTAGCTGTGCCGGGTCTGGCGTGGGCCTATATTGACCCGGGGTCCAGCAGTATGGCGTACCAAGTGCTGCTCGCTGGTGCGCTGGCGGTCGGGTTTGCGTTAAGACGCGGTTGGCACTGGCTTGGCGACCATTTCGCCGGACGACGATGGTCGGATCGCAAGGCCACTGGGAATTTCGAGCCGAAGTCAAAGCCTTGAGCCCGGTGCAGAAACTGCCATCTTCATTCCGAGACCCTGCTGGACGGGTGTTCCTGGCTGGCGATCTCCTGCTTCGCACGGTCTTCGAGTCGGGTCGGCGGGACTACGAGCACCTCATCAGTTCAGGCCTTTACGATAGATTGGTGGGTCGAGGTCTGCTGATTCCCCATGAAGAAGTTCCGTCTGAAGGACAGGACCGGCTGGGATCGTGGAAAGTCCTCCGGCCCGAACGGATTCCTTTCATCAGTTACGTGCCCGAGTGGTCGTTCTCCCAACTCAAGGATGCCGCGTCGACAGTGCTGGAAGCCCAGATGGAGGCTCTTGCTCACGGCATGATCTTGAAGGACGCGCCGACAGCCAACGTGCAATTCCATCACGGGCGGCCCGTCCTGATCGACACGCTCTCGTTTGTGCGCGAGGACACCGCCGCGTGGCCCGCGTATTTCCAATTCTGCAAGCATTTCGTCGCGCCGCTGCTGCTCGCGACCTACGGGACCGATCGCGCGCTGAGGTGGTCGGCGGTCGAAACGGACGGCATCCCGTTGGCGGTGGCCGCTCGGCTACTGCCTCGGCGTTCGTGGTTGCGGCCGTTAGCCCTGTGGCACCTGCACTTGCACGCTCGCGCCAACGCGCATGGGAACAACCGCCTCACACCGCTCAGGCGAGCCGATGGGAAGGGAAGCGGGGCATACGAGAGGCTCGGCGTCGTGGACGATCGAGTGAATGGGTCGGAGGTGGCTTCGGCTGCGTCGATCGGGCGAACCCTTGGTCGACAATCCCTGATCATCGACAGTCTTCGGCGCGGCATTGAGAGGCTCTCTTGGACTCCGCCGGACACGCAATGGTCTCGGTACGGCGACGCGCGGCCGACCTACTCCGAAGCGGCGTGGAACGCGCGGTTCGCCATCGTTCGCCGGGTGCTGGCACAACTGAAACCCGCCGTCGTCTGGGACTTCGGGATGGCGGCGGGTCACTTCTCTCGCGAGGCCACAGCCGCTGGCGCCTTTACTGTTGGGTTTGATGCCGAGTCGTCCTGCGTCGAGAAGGCCTACCGCGGCGCTCGCGAGCGAGGCGATACCAGATTCCTTCCGCTGGTTCAGGATCTGTTGCGCCCGACGGGCCCGGGTGGTTGGGCAGAAGCGGAGACCCTGAGCCTGTCGGCCCGAGGACCCGCAGCCCTTCTGCTCGTCCTGGGACTGGCGCACCACCTCGCAGTCCCGGGAGGCGTGCCGCTGGATCACCAACTTGCGCACTTTACGCGCCTGGGAAAGACGGTGCTGTTTGAGTTGGTGCCGGACACTGATCCCGTGCCGCGCGGATGGGCGTCGAAGTTCGATGTGACAGGCCTGGATCGCGCAGCGTTCGAGTCGTCCGTGCTTCCTCACTTCAACGTGATTGAAACCGTGCCCCTTCCCTCTTCGGAGCGGGTGCTCTACCTGGTCCAGGCTCGCTGATGCGCAGGCACGCGCTCTCGGCGATGGGCGGGATAGGCCTCGCCACCGCCTTCTTCATGCCCATTGCGGCGGCCGGGACGATTGACGCCCCTCTTCTGATGTGGACGTCGCTGCACACGATCGAACTGGCTTGTGCGTGGGCTGTGTGTTCAATGATCGGCGCGGCCGGCCTGGCCTGGTTCGGACAGGACCCAAGGCCGCGACGCGAATCCGTCTTGATTCTGATCCTGTCCGCTCTAAGCATCCTGTCGCTGCTCGCGATCACCGGTCGAAATGCGACAGTCCTGGGCGAGGGCACAGATACCGTGCGTCTCGTGGCGATCGGCGGCCTCGCCATCGGGCTGATCATTGCGATTGTCCTGTGGCCCCTGAAGCCCCGTCTCCTCGTCAAGACTCTTCGCGGGGTTCTGCCGTTTGGTTTGATCCTCCTGGTGCCCGGTGTTCAGGCGCTGCTGGTTCTTCCAATGCCCTCTCGCGACGCCCGGCCGGTCGTCGATGCGGGTCTCACCCGTGTGACGACAGTGGGCGGCCGGTGCAACAACGTCTACGTGCTGCTGTTTGATGAACTCGCCTACGACGCGGTATTTTCTGGTGGCCGCGTCACGCTGAGCAGTCTGGCGGACAGAATGTCGACGGCGCGGGTCTACCATCGGGCCTTTGCGCCGACCGACTCGACCAACACCTCGATCGCCGTCTATGTCTCGGCGGAGCCGAAGCACGGGGAGAGTCGGCGCACCGACAAGGCCGGATTGTTTGAGGGGGCGCAGGCAGCCGGCATGGAAACCGAGGTCGTGGGCTGGTACTTCCCGTACTGCGAGGTTCTGGGGAAGGCCGCCACGCGCTGTCGGTCCTACAGTATGTACAACGCGGCTACGTCATATGACGGGTTCAGCCTGGCCGCGCCTGTCGAGACGGTGCTGAACATCTGGCCGTACCAGATGCCCACGGGTCTGCTCAAACGACCGTTCGCAGCGCGACTGCATCGGGCGGAACTCGATGCCATCACCGCCCTGGCGGCGGCACCCCCGCCGGCTGGCCCGGTGTTCAGGTGGGTCCATTTCAACGTGCCGCATGTCCCCTGGCTCCAGGACACGGGTCCGCTGGCGTTCCGGGCCTTCGAACAAACGCGCGAGCGCTACTTGCGGCAACTCGATGAAGTGGACCGTGCGCTCAACACGACGCTCGGCGCGCTGGAACAGACAGCGGCAGGTCGCACCACAACGGTGGTGATCACCGCCGACCACGGCTCGAGACGTGGCCACGCTGGGGATCCGCTCCACGTGCCCCTGATTGTCTGGACGCCAAGCGGCACTCACCTGGACCTTGCCGAGGATGTCCGCGTCGGCGACGTGCTCAACAGAGTCGTCGCAGGCGCATGCCGTCAATAGGCTAATTGCGGAGTTTGTCGACGATGGCGGTTGTCGAATGGCCTTCTTCGATGCTGACGCGAATGACCACCCCGCCGCGGGCTTCGACGATGTCGCGGCCGACAATCCGGTCGGCGGCCCAGTCGGCGCCCTTTACGAGGACGTCGGGCTGAATCAGGCTGATGATCTCGTGCGGTGTGTCCTCATCAAATACGACAGTCGCGTCCACACACGCCAGCGCGGCGACAACCTCGGCGCGCTCCGCCTCGGGATTGACGGGGCGTGTCGGACCCTTGATGGCGCGCACGGACCGGTCGGAGTTGATGGCCACGATCAGCACATCCCCGTGGCGCCGAGCTTCCGCGAGGTAGCGAACGTGTCCCGGATGGAGGATGTCGAAGACGCCATTGGTAAAGACGACGCGCTTCTGCTCGCGCCCTAGCTGCTCACGCCACCGCGCGGCTGCGTCCTGTGTCATGACTGGCATGTGGTTGGTCTCGATCCGGCGTTGCCTACCAGTACCTCAGGCGGTAGTAGATCGTCTTCTGCCACTCAACCAGACCCGCCAGTAGCGTGTTTCGGTCGGTCCACCATGTGTCTGGCTTGTACCGGTCCTGCGCCGCCGGCCGCATGCGGACGACAACGCCGGTTCCGCGCAACATCCATTCGAAGATGTAACCAGCCCGGCGCGTGTGGAACGAAGATGACACAATGATGACTTGGCGGATTTGGCGCGTCTTGATCCACGCTGCGACGATGGACGCCTCTTCGACGGTGGACTTGGCCTGATCTTCCAAGACGACGATGGCTGATTCCGGTACGCCGAGTTCTTTGAGGTAGCGCCGCTGGCGTTCGACGGCGCGCTCCACTTTCACCTTACGCCGAAGAAGTTCGGGAAGAGCTGCACTGTCGCGCTCCGTGGTCAGGACAATCAGCGGCGCCGCGTGGGCAGCAAACAGATCCGCAGCTTCGAGTTCCCGGTCGCCTTCACCTCCCGAGAGCACGATGATGGCGTCCGATGATTCCATCGCGTCCGCGCGCACCAGTTCGCGTCCAATCCACTGGAGGATGGGTGTTCTGGTGGCGTAGAGAACCAGCGCGACAGCGAGAAACGCCCCAAACCAGATCGCGAGACCGCGCCATGGCCTCTGGGTGCGGCGCTGTGGGCTCCGAGTGGCCCGCTGCTGGCTATGGCTCCTGCGTGTCATTCGTCACCGGAGGGTTGAAGCGCACTCCGCCGCTGAAGCTCCATGTGTGGCGCGGCCGGTAGATCCCGACGTCCTGCACGCGGGACTTGACGTGGAAGCTGTAGAGCAGGCGGTGATAGTCGTAGGGGTAGCCGTCGTGCCGATGGAGCGCCACGTCGAGCTTGTAGGTGCCGGCCACCAGGTCGAGTCCATCGATCCGGAAGTTGATCTCGGCCTCGCCCTCGAGGCCCTCGGCCTCGAACTTCTCATGATCGGTGTTGGTGCCAAAGCAGCAGACGCCGTCCATGTTGAACAGGCCGATCCCGACGACGAAATCCGTCAGCGGGTGCGCCGCGTGAAGCTTGATGCGGATGTCGACCCGCTCGCCGGCCTGGAACACGTGCGCGGGCTGGCCCTCCTCGCCCACAAGCTGCACGTCGGTAATCTCCGCCTCGCGCGATCCCCACCGGCCCTCGCCCGCCTGGAACATGTCTGGATGCCCGGCAGGCTCGCCAACAGCGTGTTCAGGTGACTCCTTCTCGGATGCGCCATCATCTGGCGCGTCCGGCCCGGATATGTCGTGTCCACCTTCGGTGGCAACTTCGTGCGCCGGTGCAGTTTCTGTCTCGGGAAAAAAGTCACCCAACCCCTTTTCCCCCAGAGAGTCACCCGCCCCCTTTTCGGCGGCGGTCGCCACGCTCGCCTGCGCCTTCGCATCGGCGGCGGCGATCTGGACCTCTTCCTGGCGGTCGACATCCGTGATGTATGCCGCCACGACGCGTCTCGGGTCGCCGATGCCGCGCGACCGCCCTTCGTCCAGCCACAGCGCCATGTCGCAG
This genomic window contains:
- a CDS encoding SAM-dependent methyltransferase, whose amino-acid sequence is MGRGLLIPHEEVPSEGQDRLGSWKVLRPERIPFISYVPEWSFSQLKDAASTVLEAQMEALAHGMILKDAPTANVQFHHGRPVLIDTLSFVREDTAAWPAYFQFCKHFVAPLLLATYGTDRALRWSAVETDGIPLAVAARLLPRRSWLRPLALWHLHLHARANAHGNNRLTPLRRADGKGSGAYERLGVVDDRVNGSEVASAASIGRTLGRQSLIIDSLRRGIERLSWTPPDTQWSRYGDARPTYSEAAWNARFAIVRRVLAQLKPAVVWDFGMAAGHFSREATAAGAFTVGFDAESSCVEKAYRGARERGDTRFLPLVQDLLRPTGPGGWAEAETLSLSARGPAALLLVLGLAHHLAVPGGVPLDHQLAHFTRLGKTVLFELVPDTDPVPRGWASKFDVTGLDRAAFESSVLPHFNVIETVPLPSSERVLYLVQAR
- a CDS encoding sulfatase-like hydrolase/transferase codes for the protein MRRHALSAMGGIGLATAFFMPIAAAGTIDAPLLMWTSLHTIELACAWAVCSMIGAAGLAWFGQDPRPRRESVLILILSALSILSLLAITGRNATVLGEGTDTVRLVAIGGLAIGLIIAIVLWPLKPRLLVKTLRGVLPFGLILLVPGVQALLVLPMPSRDARPVVDAGLTRVTTVGGRCNNVYVLLFDELAYDAVFSGGRVTLSSLADRMSTARVYHRAFAPTDSTNTSIAVYVSAEPKHGESRRTDKAGLFEGAQAAGMETEVVGWYFPYCEVLGKAATRCRSYSMYNAATSYDGFSLAAPVETVLNIWPYQMPTGLLKRPFAARLHRAELDAITALAAAPPPAGPVFRWVHFNVPHVPWLQDTGPLAFRAFEQTRERYLRQLDEVDRALNTTLGALEQTAAGRTTTVVITADHGSRRGHAGDPLHVPLIVWTPSGTHLDLAEDVRVGDVLNRVVAGACRQ
- the rfaE2 gene encoding D-glycero-beta-D-manno-heptose 1-phosphate adenylyltransferase, with product MPVMTQDAAARWREQLGREQKRVVFTNGVFDILHPGHVRYLAEARRHGDVLIVAINSDRSVRAIKGPTRPVNPEAERAEVVAALACVDATVVFDEDTPHEIISLIQPDVLVKGADWAADRIVGRDIVEARGGVVIRVSIEEGHSTTAIVDKLRN
- a CDS encoding YdcF family protein, encoding MTRRSHSQQRATRSPQRRTQRPWRGLAIWFGAFLAVALVLYATRTPILQWIGRELVRADAMESSDAIIVLSGGEGDRELEAADLFAAHAAPLIVLTTERDSAALPELLRRKVKVERAVERQRRYLKELGVPESAIVVLEDQAKSTVEEASIVAAWIKTRQIRQVIIVSSSFHTRRAGYIFEWMLRGTGVVVRMRPAAQDRYKPDTWWTDRNTLLAGLVEWQKTIYYRLRYW
- a CDS encoding ABC transporter ATP-binding protein, with the translated sequence MKPAIEVVDVRKTYRKYSRRRQFATLKSAILSGSMVGDLNPAETFNALNGVSFEVPAGSTFGIVGRNGSGKSTMLKLVAGITKPTSGRVTVAGRISALIELGAGFHPEISGRENVFINGIMLGLSKREITRRFDEIVEFAEMQDFIDAPVKTYSSGMYVRLGFAVAIHVDPDVLLVDEVLAVGDEAFSHKCLDKFAEFRRRGKTILLVTHQLTLVERFCDMALWLDEGRSRGIGDPRRVVAAYITDVDRQEEVQIAAADAKAQASVATAAEKGAGDSLGEKGLGDFFPETETAPAHEVATEGGHDISGPDAPDDGASEKESPEHAVGEPAGHPDMFQAGEGRWGSREAEITDVQLVGEEGQPAHVFQAGERVDIRIKLHAAHPLTDFVVGIGLFNMDGVCCFGTNTDHEKFEAEGLEGEAEINFRIDGLDLVAGTYKLDVALHRHDGYPYDYHRLLYSFHVKSRVQDVGIYRPRHTWSFSGGVRFNPPVTNDTQEP